GGCACCAGCGACGGGTTGTTGCAGGCGCAGCTGGTGCTGGTGGTGCTGCCGTTGCAGAAGAACCCCTCCATGCAGTTCCAGCCATAGTTGCGGCCAGCGGCCGCGGGCGGGGCAGGGGCGACATTGATCTCCTCCCACACGCCCGCGCCCACGTCCCCGATGTACAGCTCACCGGTGAGGCGGTCGAAGGAGCACCGCCACGGGTTGCGCAGGCCGTAGGCCCAGATCTCGTCGTCGCCTTCGACGTTCACGAAGGGGTTGTCGGAGGGGATCGCGTAGTGCTTGTTGGCGTCGGCGGGGAACTGGTCGTCGTCGGCATTGCCAGGGATGTTGTCCAGGCCGTCGACGTCGAGACGGTGGATCTTGCCCAGGGCGTTGTCGGTGATGTCGGGGGCGTTGGTGGAGACGCCGCGCTCGCCCCATGCGATGAACAGGTTGCCGTCGGGGTCGTTGGGGGCGAAGGCGATCCAGCCGCCGTTGTGGTTCCCGGTGCTGGCGGTGTAGGCCCAGATGGTGGCGGCGGAGTCGGGGTCCGCGATGTTGGGGTTGGCGGCGCTCACGCGGTAGCGGACGATCACGCGCTGGTCGGTGGGGCTGGCGACGCGGTTGTAGTAGAGGTAGAAGTAGCCGTTGCTGGCGTACTGGGGGTGGAAGGCCATGCCCAGCAGCCCGCCCTCGCCGCCGTAGCGGACGCTCGGGACGGTGAGGAACGGCGTGGGCTCGACCGCACCGGTCGCGGCGTTCATCACGCGGATCGTGCCGGGCTGCTCCACCACCCACAGCCGATCGTGCACGCCCTCGGGCTGCGTGACGAGGATGGGGCGGTTGAAGCTGGCGCTGCTGACCCGCTGGGCGCGAACCGTCTGCGCCTCAACGGTTCCGGACAGCGCCGCGACGCACACCACACCTGCCACCACGCCCGCCGCGAGCATCCCACGAGCCATCCGCCCCTCCTTGTTGTCACCAGTGGATCAGCAGGTGCCGCCGCCCAGCACTCGGAAGAAGGCCTCGATGTCCTGGTCGGTGCCGGTGTCGCCGTCGCCGTTGAAGTCGGCGCCGTTGTGCCAGCAGGTGTCGCAGCACGTGCCGCCGAGGCAGGCGAAGAACGCCTCGATGTCCTGGTCGGTACCGGAGTCGCCGTCGCCGTTGAAGTCCTGCGGGCCGCAGCTGCTGGCCTCCTGGCCGAAGAGCTTGAAGGGGAAGTCGCGGGGGACGGAGACCCAGTTGCCCTGGAAGAGCTGCGCGGAATCCTGTCCGGCGCGCTGGGCGAGGGGGATCGAGCCCGGGGCGGAGGTCACGCCCGGCTCCCCTTCGACAGAGACGCCGACCCAGTACGTGCCGGGCTGGAGGACAGGGGCCCAAGTCATGTCGATCTCGACCTGAAAGATGGGGCGGGTGTTGCTGGCGGCGCCGCTGGAAGAGAGTCGCCAGCACCGCGTCCACATGCCGCCGCGGAGGCGGTTGGTGGTGAGGTCGCCGGCGATGACCACGCCGCCCAGGCGCGGGTCGGCGTCGAAGATCTGCACGAACGCCGCGGGGAAACGGAAGTCGGTGTGAAGGTTGGACGCGACCTGCGACTGCACCTCGTAGAAGTAGAGCTCGCTGAGCTGCCACGCCGCGGTGGCGGTGAAGCTCTCGGCGATCATGAGGGCGCCGTTGGCTGTGGTCGGGTCGTTGCCCAGGGAGATGGCCGTGCCGGTCTCGGTGACCGAGTTATCGGTTCCGTCGGGGCCTGCCCCCGGGTGGGTGACGAACGTGCCGTTGTCGAACAGCAGGTTCTGGGCCAGGACAGGGGAGGCGGACAGTGCGAGCGCGGCGACAACGAGGTGGGTACGCATGGTTTCTCTCTAGGTAGATACGGACCGGCAGAACCCCCGCCACCCCTCGGGGACCTCCCTGTACGTGCCCGCGGCGGGCAGGTTGCCATTATCGCGGGGGGCGCGGCTGCCTCCAAGCCGATTTCGCCCTCGATTGGTAGAGTGGGGAACCGGACATGCCCCTGCTCAAACGACGATTCGAACCCGAACGACTGCCGCCGATGCTCATCGCCCTCGCGGGGGCGATGGTGCCCGTGCTGGCGCGGGCGCACTCGAAGGAGGTTGGGGCCTGGGTGGGGCGGCACTGGTACCTGTGGGTGCCGGTGTTCCTGGTGCCGTGGGTGTGGGCCGTCAGGCGGTACCTGCGGGCGAAGTCCAGATCGGAGCAGGGGGCAAGGTACACCTGCCACGCGTGCGGGTACGACCTCGTGGCGCACGTCAGGGGCGAGCGGTGCCCGGAGTGCGGGGCGCCGTTCAGGCTTCCTTAGCTCTTGGGGTGACGCGCTCGGCCCAGGCCTGCTGCAGCAGGTCGCGGAACCGGCGGGCGAAGCCGGGGCCGTCGCAGATGGGGCTGGCGAGGACCTCATTACGGAGCTGCTGCCGCAGGGCGGCGCGGCGGGACGCGTCATTCGCGAGCTCTACAGCGACGCGGACGTAGTCGTCCTCGGTCGCCGCGCAGAGCTCGGGGTGGCCCACGGCGGTGAGGATCGACAAGGCCGCGCGGCTGGCGGACGTCCGGCCCGCGAGCGAGACATAGGGCACACCCATGAGCAGGGCCTCGACCACGGTGACCGCGCCGTTGTAGGGGAAGGTGTCGAGGGCGATGTCGAGCTCGCTGTAGGCGGGGAGCACGCCCTCGCGCGTCGGTGCGGGAGGTCGCGGGTCGATGCGGGCGGGGTCGATGCCGAGCGCGGCGAAACGCTGGCGAAGGTCGTCGCGGACTTCTGGTTCTCTGAGGCCGGTGTGCATGAGCACCAGGCGCGAGCTGGGGACCGCGTGGAGCACGCGCGCCCACAAAGCGAGCAGCGGGCCGTTCATCTTGAGGAGGCTGGAGAACGAACCGAACGTAATGACGGTCTGCGGGTCGCTGGGCGCAGGCCGGAGGGGCGGGAGCTCGCGCGGCGCGCGGTAGGACATGTAGCAGGGGTCCAGCCGCAGCAGGCGCTCGGTGTGGAAGGGTTCGACGCCGTGCGGGTCGGTGAGCGAATCGACGATGCGGAAGTCGCAGGCGCGCAGGCCTGTGGTGTTGGGGTAGCCGGTGTAGGTCATCTGCACCGGCGCGGGGCGGAGTGCGAAGAGCGGCAGCGCGTGCCCGGCGGTATGCCCCGCAAGGTCGATGAGCACGTCGACGCCATCGGCGCGCACGGCCTTCGCGGCGTCGCCGAAAGTGCGCCCGCGGAGCGAGGTCCATTGGTCCGCGCGCCGGCGGAGACGCTTCGATGTGTCGTCCTCGGGGCCCAGCGGGTAGCAGGCCACGTGCAGCGTGGAGCGGTCGGCGTACTCGAGGAAGTTCTCGATGAGGTGCGCCACCGCGTGCTCGCGCAGGTCGGGGGACACCAGGCCAACCCGCAGCCGCCCGTCGGGGCGGGGCGGCGCTGGCGGCGGTGCGTCGGGCACGCCCAGCTGCTGCTCGAGCAGCAGGCCGAACGCGCGGTGGGCTTTGAAGATCTCAGCAGGCTCAGCGTCGGGCGCGTAGTTGAGCGTGCAGCAGAGGGCGTCGGCGAGGTTGAGGTCGTGAGGGTTCTGGGCCGCGAGGGCGCGGAGCATCGGCAGGCCTTCGTCGAGGCGGCCGCGGGGCTGGAAGGTGTGGGTCCAGTTGGCGCGGAGGACCGGGTGCGAGGGGTTGCTCGCCAGGGCCCGCGCGAGCACACGCTCGGCCTGCACGTGCCGGTTGGACCGCGAGTAGAGCTCACCCAGGCCGATGCTGATCTGCGGCTCATCGGGGGCCCGTTCGAGGGCGCGGAGGAACAGCGGCTCGGCTTCCTCGGTGCGACCCAGCCGCAGCAGGATGTTGGCGAGGTTGTGCAGGGCCTGCGGGTGGTCGGGCATGCCTGCGAGCAGCCTGCGGGCGAAGTGCTCGGCGCGGGCGTTGTCGTTCACCTTGGCGAGCACGTACGACATCATGGAGACAAGCTCGAGGTCGCGGGGGCTGCGCGCGAGGGCGCGTTCGAGCAGCGGGATGGCCGCGGCGTGCTGACCCTGGTCGATCAGCGTGTTGATCCGCTCGTGCGGGGAGCTCGACATGCGCCCACGTTATACGCCCGCCGGGACTGGGACCCCCGGACGGCCGCGGCACGTGCGTCAGGCGGTAGGTCCCCAGACCCGGGAGGGCTGGCATGGGCGGCACAACCGGAAACTTGGACATCCCCGGGGCGGTTCCCGGACGCGTGGGCGGGTCCACGCGTGAATCTGGGCAGGGTGGGGGTCGATGAAGCCCTGTAGCACGCGGGCGAACTGGGCAGAGTTGCACAGGTGCGCGGCGTGCAGCGTGGTCAGGACCCGAGATATGTCAATGGAACCCGAGAACGAGGACCTGTCGACCAAGCGCGTGTTCACCACGGGCGAGGCGGCGCAGATCTGCAAGGTGAGCCAGCAGACGATCATCCGCTGCTTTGATTCAGGGCGGCTGACGGGCTTCCGCGTGCCGGGGAGCAAGTTCCGGCGGATCCCGCGGGATGAGCTCGTGCGGTTCATGCGGGCGAACAACATCCCGCTGTCGGCGCTGGGGAGCGGGCGCAAGCGCGTGCTGGCGGTGGACGACGACCCGCGGATCGTGGAGCTGTACGTCGATCTGCTGGGGCGGGACGGGCGGTTCGACGTCAAGACGGCGGGGAACGGGTACGACGCGGGGCTGCTGACCGAGGCGTTCCGGCCGCAGCTGATCATCCTGGACTACATGCTGCCGGACATCAACGGCAACATCGTGTGCCAGCGGGTGCGCGAGAACGCGAACCTGGCGGACACCAAGGTGCTGTGCGTGAGCGGCGTGGTGAACCAGGCGGAAATCGACGGGCTGATTTCCGCTGGGGCGAACGCGTTCCTCAAGAAGCCGTTCGATGTGCCGGTGCTGATGGGCAAGATCGAGGAGCTGCTGGAGCTGGAGGCGGAGGCGGGGGAGGAAGGCCAGAGCTCAAAGCTCAAAGCGCAGAGCTCAAATGGGAACGGAGTGCACTAGAACTGGAGGCTCAGGCGAAGGGCTCGCGGACGTGGTTCTGATTTGAGCCTTGAGCTTTTGAGCTTCGAGCTTTCCATATGACGGTCCCGGCGACACCAACCCCAGACCTCGCCCGTGCCCGCCAGGTGGAGATGATCCTGGAGCGGGTGCGGACGCTGCCCACGCTGTCACCGGTGGCCGCGCGGCTGCTGGCGATCGGCACCATTGACGAGGTGCTGATCTCGGATGTGGTCAAGATCATCGAGAGCGACCCGGCGCTGTCGGCGCGGATCCTGGGCTTGTGCCGGCGGGCGGACAAGGGATTAGGCGACCGCATCACGACGGTGAAGCGGGCGGTGCTGATGCTGGGGATTGAGGCCGTGCGGTCGGCGGCGCTGTCGGTGAGCGTGTACGACCTGATGACGCGGGAGGATGAGCAGGCGAGCGAGGCGCTGGACGCGTCGATGGTGTCGGAGCATGCGGAAGCGGAGAGCCGGAATCGGAGAACCGAGAGCGGTGGCGGGGAGCGGGCGTTTGACCGCAAGGGGTTCTGGAAGCACTCAATCGCGGTGGCGTGCGCGGCGGAGTTGATCGCGCAGAACAATCCGAAGCTGCGGGTGATGCCGGAGGAGGCGTTCCTGGCGGGGCTGCTGCACGATGTGGGCAAGCTCGTGCTGGAGCTGGTGCTGCCGCGGAGCTACGAGCGGGTCTTGGCCCTCGCGCACCGGCGGGCGTGCGACAGCGGCGCGGTGGAGCGGACGGTGCTGGGGCTGGACCATCACACGGCCGGGCGGCGCGTGGCGGAGCACTGGGGGCTGCCGGAGCCGATCCAGAACGTGATCTGGCTGCATGGGCAGGCGTGGGCGGCGCTTCCGGAGGGGCCGGACCGGGCGCTGACGGGGATCGTGACGGTCGCGAAGGCGGTGTGCAGGCGGCTGCACCTGGGGTGGTCGGGGGACTTTGGGCCTGTGCCGGATGCGGACCGGCTGTGGTCGGACATGGGGCTCAAGCAGGGCGGGCCCGCGCTGATCGCGGGGCCGCTGCACGTGGCCATCGCTGACCGGTTGAAGATCCTGGGGCTGGACGACACGACGCCGCCGGGGCTGCTGCTGGAGAGCCTCGCGAACGCGAACCGGCAGCTGAGCGACCTCAACAACGCGCTGCAGGAGCGGGCGACGCTGAGCGTCTCGCAGACGAAGGTGCTGGAGGCGATCGAGCAGTTCCATGCGCTGGGGGGCCCAAGGCGCACAGTGGCGGAGACGATGGGCGTGGTGGCGCAGTCGGCGCTGCGGGCGTTCGGGCCGGGCTACTTCGGGGTGCTGGTGCAGGATGAGTTCGCGTGGCGGCTGGTGCGGCTGGATGCGTCGGGCGTGCCCGTGGGGGCGGTGATGCTGGAGGCGCTGCCGGAGCGGCTGGCGTCGGCGCTCACGGCATTGTCGCACGGGGCGGCGCTGAACGCGGGGGTGCTGGGGCTGCTGCCGTGGCTGGGCAAGCATGTGGAGGCGGCGGGCGACAAGCGGAAGCTGCGGGTGATGCCGATCGGCGTGGGCGGTGGCGGGCGCGAGGAGGGGCCGTTCGCGCTGCTGCTGACGGACCGGGACATCGGCGAAGGGCTCGCGCCGGGCATCCTGCGGGCGGTGACGGCGACGTGGAGCGCGGCCCTGGCGAGCGCGGCGGAGCGGGAGCGCTCGCGGCGGCTGCACGATCAGCTGGTGGAGTCCAACCGCGCGGTGGCGGACATGCAGGCGCGGCTGGCCGAGCACGAGGCGATGGCGAAGCTGGGGCAGACGACCGCGGGGGCGGCGCACGAGATGAATAACCCGCTGTGCGTGATGTCGGGGCATGCGCAGCTGCTGATGCGGCGACTGGAGGATGAGAGGGACAAGGCCGCGGCGAAGGCGATCGCGGACGCGGCGAAGGAGCTGTCGAGCCTGATCTCGAGCCTGCACCTGCTGTCGCAGACGCCCGAGTGCCGCCCGAGGCCGGTGGCGGTGCGGGCGGTGGTGGACGCGGCGGTGGCTCATGCTCGCCAGCGTGCGGGGGTGGAGACGGCCGTGAGCGTTGACATCGGTGTGCCCACGCCGACGCTGGACCCGGAGCTCACCGAGGGCGTGCTGACGGAACTTATGGCCAATGCGCTGGAGGCGTGCCCGGCGGGGCCGGTGTCGGTGGAGGTCGTTGAGCGCGATGGGTGCGTGGAGTTTGTGGTGGAGGACGCGGGGCCGGGGCTGAGCGAGGCGGCGCGCCAGCACGCGTTTGACCCGTTCTTCTCCGACAAGCGGGCGGGGCGGGGGAAGGGGCTTGGGTTGACGCGGGCGCAGCGGATGGCGGGGGCGATGGGCGGGGAGGTGCGGCTGGTTGGGTTGGAGCGGGGGACGCGGGCGGTGCTGCGGGTGCCGCAGTAGGGCGACGCCGGGACTGAGGAGTCCTCGACGAAGTCCCGGATTGGCGGGGGCTTGGGATTCGTAAGTGGTTGCGGGGTGGGCGCTTCGCGGTCGCAGGAACGGCGTCGCGCTCAATCCGGGACTTCGCCCAGGGCGGCTCAGTCCCGGCGTCGTGGTGGCGCGGTTTGTGTTCGAAGCTGATTCCGAGAACTGGGCTCAACCGCCTCTTCGTTACAGCCGATGCCATCCGTACGCCCGCATGTGTGCTTTCGCGGGCGGCCTTTACAGGGAAGACTCGCGATGGCACGGCGCAAGACCAACCGCAAGACCGCACAGGGGCTCCTCGGGCGCGTTCGCGTGCTGGTGGTGTCGACGTCGCGCGAGCGGCGCGATGCGCTGGCGTCGCGCCTGGACAGCCTCGGGTCTCACAGCCCCAGCGCGTGCGACGTGGACACGGCGCGGGCGATGCTCAACGAGTCGTTCTATGACGTGGTGATGATCGGGGACCACGCGGGCGATGCGCTGAGCGCGGTGCCGGAGCTGAACGCGGCGGACCGGTGCGTGAGCTGCATCGTGGTGGCGGAGCCGTCGATGGAGATGGCCGTGAAGGTGATGCGGGCGGGGGGGGTGGACCTTGTGGATCTTGGGTGCACCGACGCGGAGCTGTGCGCGGCCATCAAAAGCGCCGGGCAGCGGGCGCGCCGTCTGCGGGCGCGGGCGCGGCTGGAGGAGCGGCGGGCGCGGAAGCTGCGGTCGGCCTGCCGCGAGCTGAACCGGTCGCGGCACAGCCTGATGGACCAGCTGGGGAGTGTGTGCAACGACATGGCCGCGAGCTATCGTGACTTGTCGGAGCAGATGAAGCAGGTGGCGCTGGCGAGCGAGCTGAACACGATCTTCCGGCAGGAGCTCGACCTCGAGTGCCTGCTGCGGACGGTGCTGGAGTACACGCTGAAGAAGATCGGCCCCACGAACGCGGCGATCTTTCTGCCGGCGCAGTCGGGGGACTTCACGCTGGGGGCGTACGTGAACTACGACTGCCCGCGGGACACGGCGGAGACGCTGCTGGACCACCTGGCGGACATCATGGCGCCGGCGTTCGAGGGGCGTGACGACGTGGCGGTGATGCGTGGGTTGAAGGACGTGCGGCCCGAGCCCGGGCCGGCGGGCGCGTGGCTGGAGGACTCGGCCGTCGCGGCGTTCTCCTGCCGCGTGGATGGCGAGTGCCTTGCGGTGGTGGTGCTGTTCCGCGACCGGCGGACGCCGTTCACGGGGAGCGCGCCGGCGACGCTGCGGATCATCAAGGACCTGTTCGCGCAGCAGCTGTCGCGGATCGTGAAGATGAACTACCGGCACCTGCCCAAGCACCAGTGGGGCGGGTTCTTCAAGGATGAGGATGAGCGGGGGATGGCGGCGTGAGCGTGCCACGATCATGGCTCTGCATGATCGTGCCGAGTTGACGTTGCTACGTTGAGCGCGCGGAGGACACGATCATGAGGACATGATCGTGGCACATTATTCGTGCCGCAGGGCGTCGATGGGGTCGAGGCGCGCGGCCTTGATGGCGGGGAACATGCCGAAGACGACGCCGGTGACGGCGGCGACGCCGACGGCGACGAGCATGGCCCAGAGGGGGACGGCGGCGTGGCCCATGAACTTGGGGGCCGCGGTTTTGGCGATGAGGACGAGTGATTGGCTGAAGAGCAGGCCCAGGCCGCTGCCGACCACGCAGAGGGTGACGGCCTCGACGAGGAACTGGGCGAGGATGATCTCGGGGCGGGCGCCGACCGCTTTGCGCAAGCCGATCTCGCGGGTGCGCTCGCTGACGCTCACGAGCATGATGTTCATGATGCCCACGCCGCCGACCAGGAGGGAGATGGCGGCGATGCCGCCGACCAGGGCGGTCATGAAGCCGGCGACCTTGTTGAACTGCTGGCGGGCCTGCTCGATGGCCTCGATGCCGAAGGTGTTGGGGTCCTCGGGCTGGAGCTTGCGGACGCGGCGCATGTAGCTGGTGATCTCGGCCTTGGCGTCCTCGAACTGCTCGGGCTTGTAGGTCTGCGCGATCATCCAGATGCGGGGCTCGGGGCGCATCATCACGGCGGTGGAGAAGGGAATCAGCAGCTCGGTCTGGGCCTCGTTGCCGCCCATCTGGATGATGGGGTCCTTGGTCTCGACGACGCCGACGATGAGGAAGCGGCGGCCGGCGACCAGGATGGTGGTGCCGGAGGGGTCGCTGTCGAGGCCGAGCTCTTCGACGCCCTTGTCGTTGATGAGGCAGACCTGGCGGCGTTCCTCCTCGTCGATGGCCATGAAGGGGCGGCCCTGCTTGACGCTGCGGCCCTCGATATCGTGCCACTCGGGGCGGATGCCCTGGACGTTGACGCCCTTCTTGACGATGTCCTTGTACTGAACCGTCGGGTTCATGCTGGTGACGGGCGTGAGGCGCTCGAGGCTGGGGGCCGCGGTGGCGAGGCCCTCGGCCTGCTGCTGGGTGATGCGGACCTGGCGCCAGGAGAAGCGGTCGCGGACCTGCGGGGGGAAG
The sequence above is drawn from the Phycisphaerales bacterium genome and encodes:
- a CDS encoding PQQ-dependent sugar dehydrogenase; the protein is MARGMLAAGVVAGVVCVAALSGTVEAQTVRAQRVSSASFNRPILVTQPEGVHDRLWVVEQPGTIRVMNAATGAVEPTPFLTVPSVRYGGEGGLLGMAFHPQYASNGYFYLYYNRVASPTDQRVIVRYRVSAANPNIADPDSAATIWAYTASTGNHNGGWIAFAPNDPDGNLFIAWGERGVSTNAPDITDNALGKIHRLDVDGLDNIPGNADDDQFPADANKHYAIPSDNPFVNVEGDDEIWAYGLRNPWRCSFDRLTGELYIGDVGAGVWEEINVAPAPPAAAGRNYGWNCMEGFFCNGSTTSTSCACNNPSLVPPAYAYLSGGTSECAVSGGYVYRGCAMPWLHGKYLFGDYCSGKVWTSVYDGTLLTEITDITAQVWSGQPRPAIYSFGQDASGELYICGSNGGVYRLVSTDVASQCGCGTSDFNHDGDVGTDQDIEAFFACLGGTCPAGEDSDFNGDGDIGTDQDIEAFFRVLGGGWC
- a CDS encoding tetratricopeptide repeat protein, producing MSSSPHERINTLIDQGQHAAAIPLLERALARSPRDLELVSMMSYVLAKVNDNARAEHFARRLLAGMPDHPQALHNLANILLRLGRTEEAEPLFLRALERAPDEPQISIGLGELYSRSNRHVQAERVLARALASNPSHPVLRANWTHTFQPRGRLDEGLPMLRALAAQNPHDLNLADALCCTLNYAPDAEPAEIFKAHRAFGLLLEQQLGVPDAPPPAPPRPDGRLRVGLVSPDLREHAVAHLIENFLEYADRSTLHVACYPLGPEDDTSKRLRRRADQWTSLRGRTFGDAAKAVRADGVDVLIDLAGHTAGHALPLFALRPAPVQMTYTGYPNTTGLRACDFRIVDSLTDPHGVEPFHTERLLRLDPCYMSYRAPRELPPLRPAPSDPQTVITFGSFSSLLKMNGPLLALWARVLHAVPSSRLVLMHTGLREPEVRDDLRQRFAALGIDPARIDPRPPAPTREGVLPAYSELDIALDTFPYNGAVTVVEALLMGVPYVSLAGRTSASRAALSILTAVGHPELCAATEDDYVRVAVELANDASRRAALRQQLRNEVLASPICDGPGFARRFRDLLQQAWAERVTPRAKEA
- a CDS encoding response regulator; protein product: MSMEPENEDLSTKRVFTTGEAAQICKVSQQTIIRCFDSGRLTGFRVPGSKFRRIPRDELVRFMRANNIPLSALGSGRKRVLAVDDDPRIVELYVDLLGRDGRFDVKTAGNGYDAGLLTEAFRPQLIILDYMLPDINGNIVCQRVRENANLADTKVLCVSGVVNQAEIDGLISAGANAFLKKPFDVPVLMGKIEELLELEAEAGEEGQSSKLKAQSSNGNGVH
- a CDS encoding HDOD domain-containing protein — translated: MTVPATPTPDLARARQVEMILERVRTLPTLSPVAARLLAIGTIDEVLISDVVKIIESDPALSARILGLCRRADKGLGDRITTVKRAVLMLGIEAVRSAALSVSVYDLMTREDEQASEALDASMVSEHAEAESRNRRTESGGGERAFDRKGFWKHSIAVACAAELIAQNNPKLRVMPEEAFLAGLLHDVGKLVLELVLPRSYERVLALAHRRACDSGAVERTVLGLDHHTAGRRVAEHWGLPEPIQNVIWLHGQAWAALPEGPDRALTGIVTVAKAVCRRLHLGWSGDFGPVPDADRLWSDMGLKQGGPALIAGPLHVAIADRLKILGLDDTTPPGLLLESLANANRQLSDLNNALQERATLSVSQTKVLEAIEQFHALGGPRRTVAETMGVVAQSALRAFGPGYFGVLVQDEFAWRLVRLDASGVPVGAVMLEALPERLASALTALSHGAALNAGVLGLLPWLGKHVEAAGDKRKLRVMPIGVGGGGREEGPFALLLTDRDIGEGLAPGILRAVTATWSAALASAAERERSRRLHDQLVESNRAVADMQARLAEHEAMAKLGQTTAGAAHEMNNPLCVMSGHAQLLMRRLEDERDKAAAKAIADAAKELSSLISSLHLLSQTPECRPRPVAVRAVVDAAVAHARQRAGVETAVSVDIGVPTPTLDPELTEGVLTELMANALEACPAGPVSVEVVERDGCVEFVVEDAGPGLSEAARQHAFDPFFSDKRAGRGKGLGLTRAQRMAGAMGGEVRLVGLERGTRAVLRVPQ
- a CDS encoding ABC transporter permease, with the translated sequence MLLLPRVILQTIVLALGQIWANKVRSLLTTLGIIIAVVAVVLTVAAMVGARQTILDEFSKVGANKIWIFPRFPPQVRDRFSWRQVRITQQQAEGLATAAPSLERLTPVTSMNPTVQYKDIVKKGVNVQGIRPEWHDIEGRSVKQGRPFMAIDEEERRQVCLINDKGVEELGLDSDPSGTTILVAGRRFLIVGVVETKDPIIQMGGNEAQTELLIPFSTAVMMRPEPRIWMIAQTYKPEQFEDAKAEITSYMRRVRKLQPEDPNTFGIEAIEQARQQFNKVAGFMTALVGGIAAISLLVGGVGIMNIMLVSVSERTREIGLRKAVGARPEIILAQFLVEAVTLCVVGSGLGLLFSQSLVLIAKTAAPKFMGHAAVPLWAMLVAVGVAAVTGVVFGMFPAIKAARLDPIDALRHE